A genome region from Trueperaceae bacterium includes the following:
- a CDS encoding arsenate reductase ArsC has translation MTRPLRLLVLCTHNSARSQMGEAWLRHHADALGLDADVHSAGTEATRVKPDAVTVMREVGLDLAAHTSKTLYDLPDPWRFDVVLTVCDAANEACPAYPADTTRLHVAFPDPSGHALDRWREVRDAIGATMHALAAALARGETPDAASLAAAPPPPT, from the coding sequence GTGACCCGGCCGCTCCGCCTCCTGGTGCTGTGCACGCACAACAGCGCCCGCAGCCAGATGGGCGAAGCGTGGCTCCGCCACCACGCCGACGCGCTGGGCCTCGACGCCGACGTCCACTCCGCCGGCACCGAAGCGACCCGCGTCAAACCGGACGCCGTGACGGTCATGCGCGAGGTCGGCCTCGACCTCGCGGCGCACACCTCCAAGACCCTGTACGACCTACCCGACCCGTGGCGCTTCGACGTGGTGCTCACCGTCTGCGACGCGGCGAACGAGGCCTGCCCCGCCTACCCCGCCGACACCACCCGCCTCCACGTCGCCTTCCCCGACCCCAGCGGCCACGCCCTGGACCGCTGGCGGGAGGTCCGCGACGCGATCGGCGCCACCATGCACGCCCTCGCGGCCGCGCTCGCGCGCGGCGAAACGCCGGACGCGGCCTCCCTCGCCGCCGCACCCCCGCCCCCGACCTAG